A segment of the Serratia fonticola genome:
AGGTGATCATGGTGGCCGATACCGTTGACTACGGCGAATACAAACTTAACGTGCGTTGCGAAAGTATTGCCTACTCGGTGCAAACCCTGGTAGTAAAAGCCGGGTCGGCCTTGTCCGCTTTCTTTATCGGCATGGTGCTTGGCGTTGTCGGTTATGTTCCAAATGTTCCCCAGTCTCCAGAAACAATCGTCGGAATGCAGTTCATCATGATTGCCCTGCCCGCACTGTTCTTCTGCGTGACGCTGTTTATTTACTTCCGGTTTTATAAGCTCAACGGGGATTTCCAACAGCAAATCCAGACCCATCTGCAGGATAAATACCAGCTTGTATCAAAGGAACAATCGCAGGAAACAGAGCTTACTCTGTTACCCAAAGCCGAGGCGAAGGGATGAACATGGAGTGGGTTTCTTTCATCGGCTACCTGGCAGCCAGCCTGACCACCCTCTCTTTTCTGCCCCAGGCTATCAAGGTGATCGCTACCCGTAACACTCAAGGGATCTCCTTGCTGATGTATGGCATGTTTGTCACCGGCTTATTGATGTGGCTGATTTATGGCGTCTTGATCGACAATATGGCCGTCAGCCTGGCGAACCTGCTGACGTTACTCTTTGCCTTGCCGATTCTGGTTGTCAAATACCAGAATTCATAAACAACCAAGCCGTGCTCTTGCCCATCGGACAAGAGCACATCAGCCAGACGGTAGTTACAGATGCTCAGGCGAGAAACAGAGATCACACCAACTTAGGATAAGCATCGGCAATCTTGTCGCCAGTGAAATGGGCTACCCAGCCTTCCGGATTATCAAACACGCGGATTGCGGTAAAGTTGGGGGCTGATCCCATGTCAAACCAGTGGCGAGTATTGGCCGGTACGGAGATCAGATCGTTTTTCTCGCACAGGATCTGAAACACCTTGTCTTGCAGATGCAGGCAGAACAGCCCCGCACCTTCAACAAAAAAGCGCACTTCATCTTCACCGTGGGTATGCTCGGCCAAAAATTTTTCTCGCAGCACGCCACGCTGGGCGTTATCCGGGCGCATGCTGATCACATCCCAACTCTGGTA
Coding sequences within it:
- a CDS encoding SemiSWEET transporter produces the protein MEWVSFIGYLAASLTTLSFLPQAIKVIATRNTQGISLLMYGMFVTGLLMWLIYGVLIDNMAVSLANLLTLLFALPILVVKYQNS
- a CDS encoding 1,2-dihydroxy-3-keto-5-methylthiopentene dioxygenase is translated as MSGLTIFSDKEPQHPLWQSQDAQAIQQQLAQIGVRFERWQADRELGENPQPAAVIAAYQHEIDRLVAEKGYQSWDVISMRPDNAQRGVLREKFLAEHTHGEDEVRFFVEGAGLFCLHLQDKVFQILCEKNDLISVPANTRHWFDMGSAPNFTAIRVFDNPEGWVAHFTGDKIADAYPKLV